A genomic window from Deltaproteobacteria bacterium CG2_30_66_27 includes:
- a CDS encoding protoporphyrinogen oxidase, which translates to MPRIVIIGAGLSGLATAHYLVSSLSDAGKEAEILLLEADAVPGGKMRTIRQDGFSMEWGPNGFLTNKPHGMELVKELGIADRLAPSSDLARKRFILSGGVLHRLPETPPAFFQSQLLSLSGRLRILWEPFASGPPAGVDESLGEFARRRLGPEALEKLIDPMVTGIFAGDPDKMSLRSCFPVIYDLERKYGGLVRGMLGVRKERAKRGVKGEMSAGPGGALMSFDHGVQTLTDALAGRLAEGLHLNVSVDRIERRGEAYVLSMSADGKREEMAANVVVIAAPAYAAAGMLSSLDEGLSDLLDGIPYSPITVAALGYGKATMGNPLDGFGFLIPRGEKRKILGALWDSSVFPNRAPEGKVLLRVMVGGVRAPALAALPEAELLALVRDELGSILGISSEPVLAKTFFHDRGIPQYLVGHGKRLELLFGRLAGLPGLHLNSNAYRGIALNDCVRESRATAERIAKTL; encoded by the coding sequence ATGCCTCGTATCGTCATCATCGGGGCCGGCCTTTCGGGGCTGGCCACGGCGCACTATCTCGTCTCGTCCCTCTCCGACGCCGGGAAGGAGGCCGAGATCCTGCTGCTGGAGGCCGACGCGGTCCCGGGCGGGAAGATGCGCACGATCCGCCAGGACGGCTTCTCCATGGAGTGGGGGCCCAACGGCTTCCTCACGAACAAGCCGCACGGCATGGAGCTGGTGAAGGAGCTCGGCATCGCGGATCGTCTCGCCCCCTCCTCCGACCTCGCCCGAAAGCGCTTCATCCTCTCCGGCGGGGTGCTGCATCGCCTCCCCGAGACGCCGCCGGCGTTCTTCCAGTCGCAGCTGCTTTCCCTTTCCGGCCGCCTGCGGATCCTGTGGGAGCCGTTCGCTTCGGGCCCGCCCGCGGGCGTCGACGAGTCGCTGGGAGAGTTCGCGAGGCGGCGGCTCGGTCCGGAGGCGCTGGAGAAGCTGATCGACCCGATGGTGACCGGCATCTTCGCGGGCGACCCGGACAAGATGTCGCTGCGCTCCTGCTTCCCCGTGATTTACGACCTGGAGCGGAAGTACGGCGGGCTGGTGCGCGGGATGCTCGGCGTGCGGAAGGAGCGGGCGAAGCGGGGCGTGAAGGGGGAGATGTCCGCCGGTCCGGGCGGCGCGCTGATGTCGTTCGACCACGGCGTGCAGACGCTGACCGATGCCCTTGCCGGGCGGCTCGCGGAGGGGTTGCACCTGAACGTTTCGGTGGACCGGATCGAGCGGCGCGGCGAGGCGTATGTCCTTTCCATGTCCGCCGACGGGAAGCGGGAGGAGATGGCGGCGAACGTTGTGGTGATCGCCGCGCCGGCATACGCGGCCGCCGGAATGCTGTCCTCACTGGACGAGGGGCTGTCGGATCTCCTCGACGGGATCCCCTATTCGCCGATCACCGTGGCTGCGCTGGGGTACGGAAAGGCGACGATGGGCAACCCCCTCGACGGGTTCGGCTTCCTGATCCCGCGCGGTGAGAAGCGGAAGATCCTCGGGGCGCTGTGGGACTCGAGCGTCTTCCCGAACCGTGCGCCGGAGGGAAAGGTCCTGTTGCGCGTGATGGTGGGGGGGGTGCGCGCGCCTGCGCTGGCGGCGCTCCCCGAGGCGGAGCTGCTCGCCCTGGTCCGCGACGAACTCGGGAGCATCCTCGGGATCTCCTCCGAGCCGGTCCTCGCGAAGACGTTCTTCCACGACCGGGGAATCCCGCAATATCTCGTCGGCCACGGGAAGCGGCTGGAGCTTCTCTTCGGGCGGTTGGCGGGGCTTCCCGGGCTGCACCTCAACAGCAACGCCTATCGCGGGATCGCCCTCAACGACTGCGTCCGGGAGTCGCGCGCGACCGCGGAGCGGATCGCGAAGACGCTATAG
- a CDS encoding ferrochelatase, which translates to MGGPDSLSAVRPFLARLFSDKELIRLPAATITQPVFAWIMSGLRARKVRRYYEEIGGGSPIAAITERQRFALGEALLATGGRFKVYTGMRYWYPLAKHAVLEMKEDGVARVIALPLYPHFCSATTGSSFSDLRRRMKWAGCSCPLTEIRSYPEHPDYVAALVEKIAGAIRDADRGGMFLLFSAHGVPQSLIDGGDPYREETGRTVAAVMRSFPSLPHGISYQSKVGPTAWLPPDTVSEVTRLAREGVKTLVVVPVSFVSEHIETLHELDVRLAATARQAGIQSFLRAPALNDAPLFISALKDLVLGAV; encoded by the coding sequence ATGGGGGGGCCCGACTCGCTTTCCGCGGTCCGCCCGTTCCTTGCACGGCTCTTTTCCGACAAGGAGCTGATCCGGCTGCCCGCGGCGACGATCACCCAGCCGGTCTTCGCCTGGATCATGTCGGGGCTTCGCGCCCGGAAGGTCCGCCGGTATTACGAGGAGATCGGCGGAGGGTCGCCCATCGCCGCGATCACCGAGCGCCAGCGGTTCGCCCTCGGTGAAGCGCTGCTTGCGACGGGGGGGCGCTTCAAGGTGTACACGGGGATGCGGTACTGGTATCCCCTGGCAAAGCACGCGGTCCTCGAGATGAAAGAGGATGGAGTGGCGCGGGTGATCGCCCTCCCCCTGTACCCGCACTTCTGCTCGGCCACGACGGGATCGAGTTTTTCCGACCTGCGCCGCCGGATGAAGTGGGCGGGGTGTTCCTGTCCGTTGACGGAGATCCGCTCTTATCCGGAGCACCCGGATTACGTGGCCGCTCTCGTGGAGAAGATCGCGGGCGCGATCCGGGACGCGGACCGCGGCGGCATGTTTCTTCTTTTCAGCGCCCACGGCGTGCCGCAATCTTTGATCGACGGCGGGGATCCTTACCGGGAGGAGACGGGCCGCACCGTAGCGGCGGTGATGCGCTCCTTCCCCAGTCTCCCGCACGGGATCTCGTACCAGAGCAAGGTGGGCCCGACGGCGTGGCTTCCCCCCGACACCGTCTCCGAGGTGACGCGGCTCGCGCGGGAGGGTGTAAAGACGCTGGTCGTCGTCCCGGTGAGCTTCGTGTCCGAGCACATCGAAACGCTCCACGAGCTGGACGTGCGCCTTGCCGCCACCGCGCGCCAAGCGGGTATACAATCGTTCCTGCGGGCGCCCGCGCTGAACGACGCGCCGCTGTTCATCTCCGCGTTGAAAGACCTCGTACTGGGAGCGGTTTGA
- a CDS encoding uroporphyrinogen decarboxylase, which yields MTEYRFLKACRREPVDITPVWIMRQAGRYLPDYQKIRGNNSFLTMCKTPELAAQVTLMPVEKLGVDAAILFSDILIPVEAMGVPLAFHDGKGPMLGKAIRGQGDVDSLAVPDPEEKVPFVMEAIRILRKALDGKAPLIGFSGAPFTLASYIVEGGTSKNFIRLKQLMYQAPEVYRSLMHKIAKTVILYLNAQIAAGAQAVQIFDTWAGVLTPGDYEEYALPYTRQVVNGLNRKGVPVIHFANDCATLLTAIKTLPIDVVGVDWRVPLDVAAMVVGPDKALQGNMDPTMLFHAPEKIDDCVRDVLKRGEKASSHIFNLGHGILPPTDPEHAIAMVEAVHRLGRKV from the coding sequence ATGACGGAGTACCGATTCTTGAAGGCGTGCCGGCGCGAGCCGGTCGACATCACCCCCGTATGGATCATGCGCCAGGCGGGCCGCTACCTCCCCGACTACCAGAAGATCCGCGGGAACAACTCGTTCCTCACGATGTGCAAGACCCCGGAGCTGGCCGCGCAGGTCACGCTGATGCCCGTCGAGAAGCTCGGCGTCGACGCCGCGATCCTCTTCTCCGACATCCTCATCCCCGTCGAGGCGATGGGAGTGCCGCTCGCGTTCCACGACGGGAAGGGACCGATGCTGGGGAAAGCGATCCGGGGACAAGGGGATGTCGACTCCCTCGCCGTGCCCGACCCCGAGGAAAAGGTACCCTTCGTAATGGAGGCGATCCGCATCCTGCGCAAGGCGCTGGACGGGAAGGCGCCGCTGATCGGCTTCTCGGGCGCGCCGTTCACACTCGCCTCCTACATCGTCGAGGGCGGGACCTCGAAGAACTTCATCCGGCTGAAGCAGCTGATGTACCAGGCGCCGGAGGTGTACCGGTCGCTGATGCACAAGATCGCCAAGACGGTGATCCTGTACCTCAACGCCCAGATCGCCGCGGGTGCGCAGGCGGTGCAGATCTTCGACACGTGGGCGGGGGTGCTGACCCCGGGTGACTACGAGGAGTACGCCCTGCCGTACACCCGCCAGGTCGTCAACGGCCTCAACCGTAAGGGAGTTCCGGTGATCCACTTCGCGAACGACTGCGCCACCCTGCTCACGGCCATCAAAACACTGCCGATCGACGTCGTCGGCGTCGACTGGCGGGTCCCGCTCGACGTGGCTGCGATGGTCGTCGGGCCCGACAAGGCGCTGCAGGGGAACATGGACCCGACGATGCTCTTCCACGCGCCGGAAAAGATCGACGACTGCGTGCGGGACGTCCTGAAGCGCGGCGAGAAGGCGTCCTCCCACATCTTCAACCTCGGGCACGGCATCCTTCCGCCCACCGACCCGGAGCACGCGATCGCGATGGTGGAGGCCGTCCACCGTCTCGGCCGGAAGGTGTGA
- a CDS encoding HflC protein, whose protein sequence is MDPRDINSAKDAMRSAMRKGPKRSLVIVVAIVIGFLFLNPWIQIGAGERGVVLNFGAVQKDVMEEGLHFRIPIMQKIVRVDVKVQKAQTDAAAASSDLQDVSSTVAINYHIIPDKANIVYQSIGTQFKERIIDPAVQEVVKAVTAKYTAEELITKRPAVSDSMKLFLTERLLAHNIAVDAFSIVGFSFSKIFMEAIESKQTAEQLALKAKRDLDRIKIEAEQTITAARAEAESLRLQKANISSDLIELRKIEANLKAIDKWNGILPQVTGAGAVPFIGVGDTRKK, encoded by the coding sequence ATGGACCCAAGGGATATCAATAGTGCCAAGGATGCGATGCGATCCGCAATGAGGAAAGGCCCGAAGAGGTCGCTGGTGATTGTCGTGGCGATCGTCATCGGGTTTCTGTTTTTAAATCCATGGATCCAGATCGGGGCGGGTGAAAGAGGGGTTGTCCTCAATTTCGGCGCGGTTCAGAAGGACGTGATGGAAGAAGGGTTGCATTTCAGGATACCGATCATGCAGAAAATTGTCCGGGTGGATGTCAAGGTGCAGAAGGCACAGACGGATGCCGCGGCCGCCTCGTCCGACCTTCAGGATGTAAGCTCCACGGTTGCGATCAACTACCATATCATTCCGGACAAGGCGAATATCGTCTATCAGTCCATCGGCACGCAATTCAAAGAGCGAATCATAGACCCTGCGGTGCAGGAAGTGGTAAAGGCCGTGACCGCCAAGTATACGGCGGAAGAGCTGATCACAAAGAGGCCGGCGGTAAGCGATTCGATGAAACTGTTCCTTACGGAAAGGCTTTTGGCGCACAACATCGCAGTGGATGCGTTCTCCATCGTCGGTTTCAGCTTCTCCAAGATCTTCATGGAAGCCATCGAGTCGAAGCAGACCGCGGAACAACTCGCACTGAAGGCGAAGAGAGACCTCGACAGGATAAAGATCGAGGCGGAGCAGACGATTACGGCAGCCAGGGCGGAGGCCGAGTCCTTGAGGCTGCAGAAGGCAAATATTTCAAGTGACCTCATCGAGCTTAGAAAGATAGAGGCCAATCTCAAGGCGATCGATAAATGGAACGGGATCCTCCCGCAGGTGACCGGTGCCGGGGCTGTGCCGTTTATCGGTGTGGGAGACACACGGAAGAAGTAA
- a CDS encoding magnesium and cobalt transport protein CorA: MARKRRKRYHPPGTQPGTLAAHAEAGDAPVRITAFLFDANRCEERTVPPSEVSSLSPPEGGVLWLDVCGLSDPSVVRAIGDRFKIHSLALEDVLNVPQRPKVEWYGDHLLVVLSEIRYPELPEQMAFLLADRVVVSFQERSGDAFEPVRERLRQGKGRIRSEGADFLLYSLCDSVLDAFFPTLERLGDEVEEMEERALVSPVPETFLAIRRLKRELMAVRHAVWPARDALNLLLIEEHALIRPVTKVFLRDCYDHTIQLMDMVETFREMASGLVDEYMSAVSNRMNEIMKVLTVMATIFIPLTFIVGVYGMNFDTKASPWNMPELTWAYGYPALLLLMAAVAGGMLYYFRRKRWI; encoded by the coding sequence ATGGCGAGAAAACGCAGGAAGCGGTACCACCCCCCGGGGACGCAGCCCGGGACGCTCGCGGCGCATGCCGAGGCGGGGGACGCGCCGGTCCGGATCACGGCGTTCCTGTTCGACGCGAACCGGTGCGAGGAGCGGACGGTACCTCCCTCCGAGGTATCCTCCCTGTCCCCGCCGGAAGGAGGGGTGCTGTGGCTGGACGTCTGCGGCCTGTCCGATCCTTCCGTGGTCCGGGCGATCGGCGACCGCTTCAAGATCCACTCCCTGGCCCTCGAGGATGTGCTGAACGTCCCGCAGCGCCCAAAGGTGGAATGGTACGGCGACCACCTCCTCGTCGTGCTGTCCGAGATTCGGTACCCGGAACTTCCCGAACAGATGGCGTTTTTACTCGCGGACCGGGTGGTCGTCTCCTTCCAGGAACGCTCGGGAGACGCGTTCGAGCCGGTCCGGGAGCGCCTTCGGCAGGGAAAGGGTCGGATCCGCTCCGAGGGGGCCGATTTCCTCCTGTACTCCCTGTGCGACTCCGTGCTGGACGCCTTCTTCCCGACGCTGGAGCGGCTGGGGGACGAGGTGGAGGAGATGGAGGAGCGGGCGCTCGTCTCCCCCGTGCCGGAAACGTTCCTCGCCATCCGGCGCCTGAAACGGGAGCTCATGGCGGTGCGCCACGCCGTGTGGCCCGCCCGGGACGCGCTGAACCTGCTGTTGATCGAGGAGCACGCCCTGATCCGCCCCGTGACCAAGGTCTTCCTGCGGGACTGCTACGACCACACGATCCAGCTGATGGACATGGTGGAGACGTTCCGGGAAATGGCGTCGGGGCTGGTGGACGAATACATGTCGGCCGTCTCCAACCGGATGAACGAGATCATGAAGGTGCTCACCGTCATGGCGACCATTTTCATCCCGCTCACCTTCATCGTGGGGGTGTACGGGATGAACTTCGACACGAAGGCGTCCCCCTGGAACATGCCCGAGCTGACCTGGGCGTACGGCTACCCGGCCCTGCTGCTCCTGATGGCGGCCGTCGCGGGCGGGATGCTGTACTACTTCCGGCGGAAGCGGTGGATCTGA
- a CDS encoding radical SAM/SPASM domain-containing protein encodes MAKEEFIPKWIAWEVTGRCNLNCIHCRASSSMTSHDSDFSLAEAKQLIDDIAEISKPVLVLSGGEPLLRKDLFEIAKYGTEKGLRMCIATNGVLVTDEVVKKMKESGIRICSLSLDGSTAAVHDDFRKQPGAFEATLRAAEIFNRNGMQFIVNSSFTKRNQHDIAATCKLAKSIGAHAWYMFMIVPTGRGEAIMSELISKEDYEEILAWHYQMEKEETEMLVRPTCAPHYYRVRLQKMKEEGEKFKPRSLTFSTGGGKGCICAQSICFIDSKGNVQPCSYFPVVAGNVKKEKFGKIWHESELFESLRAFEKYKGRCGECEYINVCGGCRARADAVLDDYLEEEPFCNYVPIKTRKRLAEAVQAGKSTK; translated from the coding sequence TTGGCCAAGGAAGAGTTCATCCCGAAGTGGATCGCCTGGGAAGTGACCGGCCGGTGCAACCTGAACTGCATCCATTGCCGCGCCTCCTCCTCGATGACCTCGCACGACTCGGATTTTTCGCTCGCGGAGGCGAAACAGCTCATCGACGACATCGCGGAGATCTCCAAGCCGGTACTGGTGCTCTCGGGCGGGGAGCCGCTTCTGCGCAAGGACCTCTTCGAGATCGCGAAGTACGGGACGGAGAAGGGGCTCCGGATGTGCATCGCCACGAACGGCGTGCTCGTCACGGACGAGGTCGTGAAAAAGATGAAGGAGTCGGGGATCCGGATCTGCTCCCTGTCGCTGGACGGCTCCACCGCCGCGGTCCACGACGACTTCCGCAAGCAGCCCGGGGCGTTCGAGGCGACGCTGCGGGCGGCGGAGATCTTCAACCGAAACGGGATGCAGTTCATCGTCAACTCCTCGTTCACGAAGCGGAACCAGCACGACATCGCGGCGACCTGCAAACTGGCGAAGTCGATCGGCGCCCACGCGTGGTACATGTTCATGATCGTCCCCACCGGCCGTGGCGAGGCGATCATGAGCGAGCTGATCAGCAAGGAGGATTACGAGGAGATCCTTGCGTGGCACTATCAGATGGAGAAGGAAGAGACGGAAATGCTGGTGCGTCCCACTTGCGCCCCGCATTATTACCGCGTGCGCCTGCAGAAGATGAAGGAGGAAGGGGAGAAATTCAAGCCCCGGTCCCTGACGTTCTCCACCGGCGGCGGCAAGGGGTGCATCTGCGCCCAGTCGATCTGCTTCATCGACTCGAAGGGGAACGTCCAGCCGTGCTCGTATTTCCCCGTGGTAGCGGGGAACGTGAAGAAGGAGAAGTTCGGGAAGATCTGGCACGAATCGGAGCTGTTCGAGTCGCTGCGCGCCTTCGAGAAGTACAAGGGGCGGTGCGGCGAGTGCGAATACATCAACGTCTGCGGCGGCTGCCGGGCGCGGGCCGACGCGGTCCTCGATGATTATCTCGAGGAGGAGCCGTTCTGCAACTACGTTCCGATCAAGACCCGCAAGCGCCTGGCCGAGGCGGTCCAGGCGGGAAAATCGACGAAATAA